One genomic window of SAR202 cluster bacterium includes the following:
- the rpoC gene encoding DNA-directed RNA polymerase subunit beta', which yields MVGIAERSEVHSASFNAIRISVASPEQIRSWSHGEVTKPETINYRTLRPEKDGLFCERIFGPTKDWECFCGKYKRVRYRGVICDRCGVEVTRSRVRRERMGHIELAAPVAHIWFSKGTPSRLGLLLDLSPRNLERILYFAQHVIISVDEEARTQALNSEKEKFDAEVKKLKDAAMAQLVQITGKTEEEITASEADDGEPLDLPKDIKKQVDQVRDTLDEEIAQVEIEYEARVDELDDLRVLRLVTESRYRELKERYGSVFHASMGAESVLEILKGIDLEALREQLWQEMQSTSGQRRKKAIKRLRVVEAFRKSGNKPEWMVLKVLPVLPPELRPMVQLDGGRFATSDLNDLYRRVINRNNRLKRLMELGAPEIIIRNEKRMLQEAVDALIDNGRRGRPIQGSHNHKLKSLSDLLRGKQGRFRQNLLGKRVDYSGRSVIVAGPELDLHQCGLPKRMALELFKPFVMHRLVLLAIAPNIKSAKRMVERARGEVWDILEEVIKERPVLLNRAPTLHRLGIQAFMPVLIEGSAIQLHPLVCPAFNADFDGDQMAVHVPLSQMAVREAKETMLSVHNMLSPASGEPLVTPTLDMVLGCFYLTDMRPNGRGAGKSFLSFDEARLAHEFGHVDLQAEVKVWDPKQKEGWLNTTVGRILFNEVLPPEIEYKNRLMDKGSLKALTAECYRVLGNAETAKVLDRIKALGFKYAMSSGITIGINDIQVSPRKKAVIDEAISQVKAYEEDFMQGLMTEEERYSHTVSAWTKASDTMEQIVKEEMKSFGGISMMATSGAKGNIAQIKQMAGMRGLMSNPKGRIIDLPIKSSFREGLTALEYFISTHGARKGLADTALRTADSGYLTRRLTDVCQDVIILMEDCETTEGVWLYAVASDPLVASMEERALGRRAASPIVHPQTGEILVDKDQEIDEAALKKIAGLEIPHIHVRSPLTCQAHRGLCRMCYGRSPATGRLVKMGDAVGIIAAQSIGEPGTQLTMRTFHTGGIAGVDITSGLPRVEEIFEARIPKGAAVLSDIDGILEVKDETEGRRLRVVSKEEYQEDYSLTKGLELVVSDGQEVQAGDTLAAPVATKKEPKEPAKPIVANVSGLVEIKGKNISVVWADIEEREYMVPASAVLLAKDGDQVKAGDALTAGPLNPHEILRIKGKEEVERYLAVEVQKVYRSQGVTIHDRHIEVVVRQMLRRVQVDTPGDTEYIPGATVDIFDFQAKNAQVLAEGGEPATARPGLLGVTRSSLLTESFLAAASFQETTRVLTEAAASGAVDHLQGLKENVIIGRLIPARSQTALPPVSEPFGTEGLALPGAESEMLSSAMVEELASRFTNGHDESSNGQEPKASLIDDEDEIEADSDDDLDDESVDTDEDSEEESEEAEAEDK from the coding sequence ATGGTAGGCATAGCAGAAAGAAGCGAAGTCCACTCGGCTAGTTTTAACGCCATTCGAATATCTGTCGCTTCGCCTGAACAGATTCGCAGCTGGTCCCACGGCGAGGTCACCAAGCCGGAGACTATCAACTATCGCACCCTGAGGCCTGAGAAAGACGGCCTCTTCTGCGAACGCATCTTCGGCCCCACCAAGGACTGGGAATGCTTCTGCGGTAAGTACAAGCGCGTCCGCTACCGCGGCGTCATCTGCGACCGCTGCGGCGTGGAAGTCACCCGCTCCCGGGTCCGCCGTGAGCGTATGGGTCACATTGAACTCGCCGCTCCCGTGGCCCACATCTGGTTCAGCAAGGGCACGCCCAGCCGGCTTGGCCTCCTGCTGGACCTCTCGCCCAGGAACCTGGAGCGCATTCTGTATTTCGCCCAGCATGTGATCATCTCCGTCGATGAGGAGGCCCGCACCCAGGCCCTCAACTCGGAGAAAGAGAAGTTTGATGCTGAGGTCAAAAAGCTCAAGGACGCCGCTATGGCCCAGCTTGTCCAGATCACAGGCAAGACCGAGGAGGAAATCACCGCTTCAGAAGCTGATGACGGCGAGCCTCTGGACCTTCCTAAAGATATCAAGAAGCAGGTGGACCAGGTCAGGGACACCCTCGACGAGGAGATCGCCCAGGTCGAAATCGAATACGAAGCCCGCGTTGATGAGCTTGATGACTTGCGCGTCCTCCGACTGGTCACTGAAAGCCGCTATCGCGAGCTCAAGGAGCGCTACGGCAGCGTCTTCCATGCCAGCATGGGCGCCGAGTCCGTGCTGGAAATCCTCAAGGGCATCGACTTGGAAGCCCTCCGCGAGCAGCTTTGGCAGGAGATGCAGTCTACCTCCGGCCAACGCCGCAAGAAGGCCATCAAGCGCCTGCGTGTGGTTGAGGCCTTCCGCAAGAGCGGCAACAAGCCGGAATGGATGGTCCTAAAGGTCCTGCCCGTCCTGCCGCCGGAACTCCGACCTATGGTGCAGTTGGACGGCGGACGCTTTGCCACCAGCGACCTCAACGACCTCTACCGCCGCGTCATTAACCGCAACAACCGCCTCAAGCGCCTCATGGAACTCGGCGCTCCCGAGATTATTATTCGAAACGAAAAGCGCATGCTGCAGGAGGCCGTCGACGCCCTTATCGACAACGGTCGGCGAGGCCGGCCCATCCAGGGCAGCCATAACCACAAGCTCAAGTCTCTGTCTGACCTGCTTAGAGGCAAGCAGGGCCGCTTCCGTCAGAACCTCCTGGGCAAGCGTGTGGACTATTCAGGCCGCTCCGTCATCGTTGCTGGCCCCGAGCTGGACTTGCACCAGTGCGGCCTGCCCAAGCGCATGGCCCTGGAGCTTTTCAAGCCCTTTGTCATGCACCGCCTGGTCTTGCTGGCCATCGCACCCAACATCAAGAGCGCCAAGCGAATGGTCGAGCGTGCGCGAGGCGAGGTGTGGGACATACTCGAAGAGGTCATCAAGGAGCGGCCCGTCCTCCTTAACCGCGCGCCCACCCTTCACCGGCTGGGTATCCAGGCCTTCATGCCCGTGCTAATCGAAGGCAGCGCCATCCAGCTCCACCCTCTGGTCTGCCCCGCCTTCAACGCTGACTTCGATGGCGACCAGATGGCTGTCCATGTCCCCCTGTCGCAAATGGCGGTCCGCGAAGCCAAGGAGACCATGCTCAGTGTTCACAACATGCTCTCCCCCGCTTCCGGCGAGCCTCTGGTGACCCCCACCTTGGACATGGTCCTCGGCTGCTTCTATCTAACCGACATGCGGCCCAACGGCAGAGGCGCCGGCAAGTCCTTCCTCTCCTTCGATGAAGCCCGCCTCGCCCACGAGTTCGGCCACGTTGACCTCCAGGCCGAAGTCAAGGTCTGGGACCCCAAGCAGAAGGAAGGCTGGCTTAACACCACCGTAGGCCGCATCCTCTTCAACGAGGTGCTGCCTCCTGAAATCGAATACAAGAACCGACTCATGGACAAGGGCAGCCTCAAAGCCCTCACGGCGGAATGCTACCGCGTCCTAGGCAACGCTGAGACCGCCAAGGTGCTGGATCGCATCAAGGCCCTGGGATTCAAATACGCCATGAGTTCCGGCATTACCATCGGCATCAACGACATCCAGGTCTCCCCTCGCAAGAAGGCCGTCATCGATGAAGCCATTAGTCAGGTGAAGGCTTATGAAGAAGACTTCATGCAGGGCCTCATGACCGAGGAGGAGCGGTACTCCCACACCGTGTCCGCCTGGACAAAAGCCAGCGACACCATGGAGCAGATCGTTAAGGAAGAGATGAAGAGCTTCGGCGGCATCTCCATGATGGCCACCTCCGGAGCCAAAGGTAACATCGCTCAGATTAAGCAGATGGCCGGCATGCGCGGCCTCATGAGCAACCCCAAGGGCCGCATCATCGACCTTCCCATCAAGTCCAGCTTCCGGGAAGGCTTGACCGCCCTTGAATACTTCATATCCACCCACGGCGCCCGCAAAGGCCTCGCCGACACCGCCCTCCGTACCGCCGACTCGGGTTACCTCACCCGCCGCCTGACCGACGTGTGCCAGGACGTAATAATCCTGATGGAGGACTGCGAGACCACGGAAGGCGTGTGGCTCTACGCCGTCGCCAGCGACCCGCTGGTGGCGTCCATGGAAGAGCGCGCCCTGGGCCGGAGGGCCGCGTCGCCCATTGTTCACCCTCAGACCGGCGAGATCCTTGTAGACAAGGACCAGGAAATCGATGAAGCGGCGCTGAAGAAAATCGCCGGCCTGGAGATACCCCACATCCACGTCCGCTCGCCCCTCACCTGCCAGGCCCATCGTGGCCTGTGCCGCATGTGCTACGGCCGCAGCCCCGCCACCGGCCGGCTGGTGAAGATGGGCGACGCTGTAGGCATCATCGCCGCCCAGAGCATCGGGGAGCCCGGTACTCAGTTGACCATGAGGACCTTCCATACTGGCGGTATCGCCGGCGTGGACATCACCAGCGGCCTCCCCAGGGTTGAAGAAATATTCGAGGCCCGCATACCTAAGGGCGCCGCCGTCCTTTCGGATATCGATGGCATCCTGGAAGTTAAGGATGAGACCGAGGGTCGAAGGCTTCGCGTTGTCAGCAAGGAAGAGTACCAGGAAGACTATTCGCTGACTAAAGGCTTGGAGCTAGTGGTATCCGACGGCCAGGAAGTCCAGGCCGGCGACACCCTAGCTGCGCCCGTAGCCACCAAGAAGGAGCCCAAGGAACCTGCCAAGCCCATCGTGGCTAACGTCAGCGGTCTCGTGGAAATCAAAGGCAAGAACATCTCCGTCGTGTGGGCCGATATAGAGGAACGCGAGTACATGGTGCCCGCTTCCGCCGTTCTCTTAGCTAAGGACGGCGACCAGGTCAAAGCTGGCGATGCCCTCACCGCCGGCCCCCTCAACCCCCACGAGATTCTCCGCATCAAAGGCAAAGAGGAAGTAGAACGCTACCTGGCCGTGGAGGTCCAGAAGGTCTACCGCTCCCAGGGCGTCACTATCCATGACCGCCACATCGAAGTCGTTGTCCGGCAGATGCTCCGCCGGGTCCAGGTGGACACCCCAGGCGACACCGAATACATCCCCGGCGCCACCGTTGACATCTTCGACTTCCAGGCCAAAAACGCCCAAGTTCTCGCTGAGGGCGGCGAGCCTGCCACCGCCCGCCCCGGCCTCCTGGGCGTCACCCGCTCGTCCCTGCTTACCGAGAGCTTCCTGGCCGCCGCCTCCTTCCAGGAGACGACTAGAGTCCTGACCGAGGCTGCGGCCAGCGGCGCCGTCGACCATCTCCAGGGCCTGAAAGAGAACGTCATCATCGGACGCCTCATTCCCGCCCGGTCCCAGACCGCCCTGCCCCCAGTCAGCGAGCCCTTTGGTACGGAAGGCCTGGCCCTCCCCGGCGCCGAGAGCGAGATGCTCAGCAGCGCCATGGTAGAGGAGCTTGCCTCCCGCTTCACCAACGGCCACGATGAGTCCAGCAACGGCCAGGAGCCCAAGGCCAGCCTCATCGATGACGAAGATGAGATCGAGGCCGATTCCGACGACGATTTGGATGACGAGTCAGTGGACACGGATGAGGATTCGGAGGAAGAATCGGAAGAGGCTGAGGCCGAAGACAAGTAG
- a CDS encoding DNA-directed RNA polymerase subunit beta, with amino-acid sequence MALSLSTSNGNGSRPVKSFARIPRVLDIPHLIQMQVDSFSWLKEEGLSEVFQEVSPIQDFTANKFEIFFGKHTFREPKYSTEECKQNEITYSASLWVEARLVAKESGVIKEQEIFMGDIPMMTGDGTFIVNGAERVVVSQLVRSPGVYFVLERDIATNRSLCSAKLIPYRGAWLEFETSNKNVLSVKVDRKRKVSVSIFFRALGIADDQELKRLFEDVDDDDNNSYISSTLERDVYPEEKDAFFKDDDLRKIWAWLRPEKPFDASLARKIASAQLEFYRRLRPGEPPSVDNAYTLLRNLLFEPRRYDLNKVGRHKLNTRLGLDKSLDQRVLDLDDLISVVRTMVQLNNGDGTPDDIDNLGNRRVRSVGELVQNQMRVGLLRMERMVKERMTLIDPEQATPQALVNIRPVVAAVREFFGGSQLSQFMDQTNPLAELTHKRRLSALGPGGLSRERAGFDVRDVHFSHYGRICPIETPEGPNIGLLSSLASFARINAFGFIESPYRKVLKELPNTDDDLVGRNVTQDIDDKEGKRIVKEGSKITPAALKRIAALSKRAIPVRAFVSSKDEDILYLSADKEGVHIVAQANVELDEKNQLVGERVEVRVGDRYAEESPDRVDFMDVSPMQIMSVSASLIPFLEHDDANRALMGSNMQRQAVPLLQPQAPLIGTGIEDRVAQDSGQVVLSKAAGVVTQVTGGEVIVTDEGGKEHPHKMTKFSRTNQGTCFNQRPVVQKGRKVEVGSVLADSSSTQSGSLALGQNVLVAFMSWGGYNYEDAVILSENLVKKDFFTSIHIEKHEMEARETKLGPEEITQDIPNVGEESLRDLDERGIIRIGAEVGPGDILVGKVTPKGETELTAEEKLLRAIFGEKSRDVKDTSLRVPHGERGKVIDVKVLSRQNKDELPASVNEAVRVWVAQTRKISVGDKMAGRHGNKGVVARILPAEDMPFLPDGTPVDIILNPIGVPSRMNLGQVLETHLGWVAKLLNFSAATPIFDGARDETIEDGLARIWCLQQAQALDISPDDNAPKIDWDKAKEWIESKGCSFDEFLDEKAVGKASEAALRIWLKDGGILSDKEVDALSPEDLKEKALRYHNEQRLAPPTFGKMVLRDGKTGQPFDQPVTVGYIYMLKLVHLVEDKIHARSTGPYSLITQQPLGGKAQFGGQRFGEMEVWALEAYSAAFNLQEMLTVKSDDVSGRVKTYEAIVKGEDIVQPGIPESFNVLVKELQSLGLAVELLHEDEPAALPGDSKETMKIEGD; translated from the coding sequence ATGGCTTTGTCCTTATCTACCTCCAACGGTAACGGCAGCAGACCAGTCAAGTCCTTCGCCCGCATCCCCAGAGTCTTGGACATCCCGCATCTCATTCAAATGCAGGTAGACTCTTTTAGCTGGCTCAAGGAAGAAGGCCTGAGCGAAGTCTTCCAGGAAGTCTCGCCGATTCAGGACTTCACAGCCAATAAGTTTGAGATATTCTTCGGCAAGCATACTTTCCGGGAGCCTAAGTATTCCACGGAAGAGTGCAAGCAGAATGAGATAACCTACTCCGCCTCTCTGTGGGTGGAGGCCCGCCTCGTCGCCAAGGAGTCGGGCGTTATCAAGGAGCAGGAAATCTTCATGGGCGACATCCCCATGATGACCGGCGACGGCACCTTTATTGTCAACGGCGCCGAGCGAGTGGTGGTAAGCCAGCTGGTCCGCTCCCCTGGCGTTTATTTCGTTTTGGAGCGCGACATCGCCACCAACCGCAGCCTCTGCTCCGCTAAGCTTATCCCCTACCGCGGCGCATGGCTGGAGTTCGAGACCAGCAACAAGAACGTCCTCTCCGTTAAAGTCGACCGAAAGCGCAAAGTCTCGGTCAGCATCTTCTTCCGCGCCCTCGGCATCGCCGACGACCAGGAGTTGAAGCGGCTTTTCGAGGATGTGGACGATGACGATAACAATAGCTACATCAGTTCAACTCTTGAGCGAGACGTTTACCCTGAAGAGAAGGATGCCTTCTTTAAGGACGATGACCTGCGCAAAATCTGGGCCTGGCTCCGCCCCGAGAAACCCTTCGACGCCTCCCTCGCCCGAAAAATCGCCAGCGCCCAGCTGGAGTTCTACCGCCGCCTGCGCCCCGGCGAGCCTCCCAGCGTGGACAACGCCTACACCCTCCTGCGCAACCTCCTCTTTGAACCCCGGCGCTATGACCTGAACAAAGTCGGCCGGCACAAGCTCAACACCCGTCTGGGGCTTGATAAGTCCCTGGATCAGCGCGTCCTGGACCTGGACGACCTGATCTCCGTGGTCCGCACCATGGTCCAGTTGAATAACGGCGACGGCACCCCTGATGACATCGACAACCTCGGCAACCGCCGCGTCCGCTCCGTCGGTGAGCTGGTGCAGAACCAGATGCGCGTCGGCCTCCTGCGCATGGAGCGCATGGTCAAGGAGCGCATGACCCTAATCGACCCCGAGCAGGCCACCCCCCAGGCCTTGGTTAATATCCGGCCCGTGGTGGCCGCCGTCCGCGAGTTCTTCGGCGGCTCCCAGCTATCCCAGTTCATGGACCAGACCAACCCCCTGGCCGAGCTGACCCACAAGCGCCGCCTCTCCGCCCTTGGCCCTGGCGGCCTCTCCCGCGAGCGCGCCGGCTTTGACGTACGCGACGTCCACTTCTCCCACTACGGCCGCATATGCCCCATCGAGACCCCGGAAGGCCCCAACATCGGCCTGCTGAGCTCGCTGGCTAGCTTTGCCCGCATCAACGCCTTCGGCTTCATCGAATCGCCCTATCGAAAGGTCCTCAAGGAGCTGCCTAACACTGATGATGACCTGGTAGGTCGCAACGTGACCCAGGACATCGACGATAAAGAAGGGAAGCGCATCGTCAAAGAGGGCAGCAAGATTACTCCCGCGGCCCTCAAGAGGATCGCCGCTCTGTCCAAACGTGCCATACCCGTTAGGGCCTTCGTCTCCAGCAAGGATGAGGACATCCTCTACCTGTCGGCGGACAAAGAAGGCGTCCATATCGTCGCTCAGGCCAACGTTGAGCTTGACGAAAAGAACCAGCTTGTTGGCGAGCGCGTCGAGGTGCGCGTCGGCGACCGCTACGCCGAGGAGTCCCCTGACCGCGTCGACTTCATGGATGTTTCGCCCATGCAGATTATGAGCGTGTCCGCCTCCCTCATACCCTTCCTGGAGCATGACGACGCCAACCGTGCCTTAATGGGGTCTAACATGCAGCGTCAGGCCGTGCCTCTGCTTCAGCCCCAGGCGCCCCTCATCGGCACCGGCATTGAAGACCGCGTGGCCCAGGACAGCGGCCAGGTGGTGCTTTCCAAGGCCGCTGGAGTCGTCACCCAGGTGACCGGCGGCGAAGTCATCGTGACCGATGAAGGCGGCAAAGAGCATCCCCACAAGATGACCAAGTTCAGCCGCACCAACCAGGGCACCTGCTTCAACCAGCGGCCCGTAGTCCAGAAGGGAAGAAAGGTCGAAGTCGGCTCCGTGCTGGCAGACAGCTCTTCGACTCAGAGTGGCAGCCTCGCCCTCGGACAGAACGTCCTGGTGGCCTTCATGAGCTGGGGCGGCTACAACTACGAGGACGCCGTCATCCTCAGCGAGAACCTGGTCAAGAAGGACTTCTTCACCTCCATACACATCGAAAAGCATGAGATGGAGGCCCGCGAGACCAAGCTGGGCCCCGAGGAGATCACTCAGGACATCCCCAACGTCGGCGAGGAAAGCCTGCGCGACCTGGACGAGCGCGGCATCATTCGCATCGGCGCCGAAGTCGGCCCCGGCGACATCCTGGTGGGTAAAGTTACCCCCAAGGGCGAGACCGAACTCACCGCCGAGGAAAAGCTGCTCCGTGCCATCTTCGGCGAGAAGTCTCGCGACGTGAAGGACACCTCCCTCAGGGTTCCCCACGGCGAGCGCGGCAAGGTCATCGACGTGAAGGTCCTCAGCCGCCAGAACAAGGACGAGCTGCCGGCCTCCGTCAACGAAGCCGTCCGAGTTTGGGTTGCCCAGACCCGCAAAATCTCCGTCGGCGATAAGATGGCAGGCCGCCACGGCAACAAAGGCGTCGTGGCCCGCATCCTCCCCGCCGAGGACATGCCCTTTCTCCCCGACGGTACCCCCGTCGACATCATCCTCAACCCCATCGGCGTGCCCTCGCGCATGAACCTGGGGCAGGTCCTGGAGACTCACCTTGGCTGGGTAGCTAAGCTCCTCAACTTCTCCGCCGCGACCCCCATCTTCGACGGCGCGAGAGATGAGACTATTGAGGACGGTCTAGCCCGTATCTGGTGCCTCCAGCAGGCCCAAGCCTTGGACATCTCCCCGGACGACAACGCGCCCAAGATAGACTGGGACAAGGCTAAGGAATGGATTGAGTCCAAGGGTTGCAGCTTTGACGAGTTCCTGGACGAGAAGGCTGTCGGCAAGGCGTCGGAAGCGGCCCTTCGCATATGGCTCAAGGACGGCGGCATTCTCAGCGATAAGGAGGTGGACGCCCTCTCCCCCGAGGATCTGAAAGAGAAGGCCCTGAGATACCACAACGAGCAGCGGCTCGCGCCTCCCACCTTCGGCAAGATGGTCTTGCGCGACGGCAAGACCGGCCAGCCTTTCGACCAGCCTGTGACCGTCGGCTACATATACATGCTCAAGCTGGTCCACTTGGTGGAGGACAAGATTCACGCCCGCTCCACCGGCCCCTACTCCCTCATCACCCAGCAGCCCCTGGGCGGCAAGGCCCAGTTCGGCGGCCAGCGCTTCGGCGAAATGGAGGTGTGGGCCTTGGAGGCCTACAGCGCCGCCTTTAACCTTCAGGAGATGCTGACCGTCAAGTCGGACGACGTCTCGGGCCGCGTCAAGACCTACGAGGCCATAGTCAAGGGTGAGGATATAGTGCAGCCCGGCATCCCGGAGTCCTTCAACGTGCTGGTCAAGGAGCTTCAGAGTCTTGGTCTGGCCGTAGAGCTGCTGCACGAAGATGAACCCGCCGCCCTCCCCGGTGACTCCAAAGAGACCATGAAGATTGAAGGCGATTAA
- a CDS encoding metal-sensitive transcriptional regulator yields the protein MKSDVKREAGKRLSYIEGHIAGVRKMIDEDRYCVDVLKQTHAIRKAIEKLEALLLDGHLQSCVVEGIKGGREEQIVSELRDLYDVRSR from the coding sequence GTGAAGTCCGACGTGAAAAGGGAAGCGGGGAAGCGTCTCTCGTACATAGAAGGGCACATAGCCGGTGTGCGCAAGATGATTGACGAGGACCGCTATTGTGTAGATGTCCTTAAGCAGACCCACGCTATCAGGAAAGCTATTGAGAAGCTGGAGGCATTGCTGCTGGACGGACATCTGCAATCCTGCGTGGTGGAGGGCATAAAGGGTGGGCGCGAGGAGCAGATTGTAAGCGAGTTGCGAGACCTCTATGACGTGAGGTCACGCTAG
- a CDS encoding copper-translocating P-type ATPase, whose amino-acid sequence MARPTTSTKQSNTGRSSNEKRLTIPITGMTCASCVATIEKALEGVPGVASASVNLSTEKATITLEGELTENPASLEALTKAVSEAGYGVGGRRTTLSIGGMTCASCVATVEKALRSVPGVLSASVNLATEKATVEMAPGAAGVEDLIRSVQESGYSATPESASEEEGLAEESQRLSKVREAAGLWRKFLAAGLGGALLFIGSFDPFPWVPPLMANSAYLLLLWAVATPIQFWSGSSFYRYGFGALQHGSANMNTLIALGTTAAYVYSAVMVVLEIAGSDALLTRGLERAVYFDTSAIIIALVLLGRYMELRARGRTSEAIRRLIGLRPESARVVRDGEEREVAISQVAVGDVVVVRPGERIPVDGVVLDGYTSVDESMISGESLPVEKTVGSSVIGATINKTGFVKFRATRVGKDTTLSQIVRLVQEAQGSKLPIQRLADLVSAYFVPIVIAVALGAFVFWLFFGPSPALTYALLTSVAILIIACPCAMGLATPTAIMVSTGRGAEAGILIRNGEALEKASKITTVVLDKTGTLTVGRPSVTDVIPLQGKDDELLRLAASVEKGSEHPLGEAIVREAEVRGVGLLEAKGFQAVPGQGVQAQINGAKVLLGNRAFMEAQGHVLDGLVKKAEELSTQGKTAMFVSSGDGMAGIIGVADTIKPGAAEAIARLKGLGLEVIMLTGDNRVTAEAIAQQLGVDEVVAEVLPGDKAAKVKELQEQGKAVAMAGDGINDAPALAQADVSIAMGTGTDVAMESSDVVLMRGDLASLVGVFGLSRRTLRVIRQNLFWAMFYNVALIPVAAGVLYPVFKDGVPGGLEFFFGDVGFLNPVLAALAMAFSSVSVVSNSLRLRRLKLT is encoded by the coding sequence ATGGCTCGACCTACTACAAGCACAAAACAATCTAATACAGGGCGATCTAGTAACGAGAAGAGGTTGACTATCCCTATAACCGGGATGACCTGCGCCTCCTGCGTCGCCACCATCGAGAAGGCGCTGGAGGGGGTCCCGGGCGTGGCTTCAGCGTCGGTGAACCTGTCGACCGAGAAGGCGACAATTACGTTGGAAGGCGAGTTGACAGAAAACCCGGCATCGCTGGAAGCGCTAACTAAGGCCGTCAGCGAGGCTGGATACGGCGTGGGCGGGCGAAGGACAACGCTGAGCATTGGCGGCATGACCTGCGCTTCCTGCGTAGCGACGGTGGAGAAGGCTCTAAGAAGCGTCCCCGGTGTTCTTTCGGCGTCGGTTAACCTGGCGACTGAGAAGGCGACGGTGGAAATGGCGCCGGGCGCCGCGGGCGTTGAAGATCTCATACGCTCCGTCCAGGAGTCCGGGTATTCAGCCACGCCGGAATCGGCCTCGGAGGAAGAGGGCCTGGCAGAGGAGTCGCAGCGGTTAAGTAAGGTCAGGGAGGCCGCGGGGTTATGGCGCAAGTTCCTTGCAGCTGGCTTAGGCGGCGCGCTGCTCTTTATAGGCAGCTTTGATCCTTTCCCGTGGGTCCCGCCGCTGATGGCGAACTCCGCCTACCTACTGCTCCTTTGGGCTGTGGCAACACCTATTCAATTCTGGAGCGGTTCCAGCTTCTATCGATACGGCTTTGGGGCGCTCCAGCATGGTTCCGCCAACATGAACACGCTTATAGCCCTGGGGACTACGGCGGCCTATGTCTACAGCGCAGTAATGGTGGTGCTGGAGATCGCCGGGTCCGACGCGCTGCTCACCCGAGGGTTGGAGAGGGCAGTCTACTTCGACACCTCGGCTATCATCATCGCGCTGGTGCTACTGGGCCGATATATGGAGCTGCGGGCCCGAGGGAGGACGTCGGAGGCGATCCGGCGGCTTATCGGGCTGCGTCCCGAGTCGGCTCGAGTCGTGCGGGATGGAGAGGAGAGGGAGGTGGCTATAAGCCAGGTGGCGGTGGGAGACGTGGTGGTGGTGCGGCCTGGAGAGCGCATACCCGTCGACGGCGTGGTGCTGGATGGTTACACATCGGTGGACGAATCCATGATTTCGGGTGAAAGCCTTCCGGTGGAGAAAACGGTGGGGTCCAGTGTCATCGGCGCGACGATCAACAAGACGGGGTTCGTCAAGTTTCGCGCCACGCGAGTCGGCAAAGACACCACGCTTTCCCAGATTGTGCGGCTGGTGCAGGAGGCCCAGGGCTCCAAGCTGCCAATTCAGCGCCTGGCGGACCTGGTATCCGCCTACTTTGTTCCTATAGTTATCGCCGTTGCCCTGGGCGCGTTTGTGTTCTGGCTATTCTTCGGCCCGTCGCCGGCCCTGACTTACGCGCTGCTCACATCGGTGGCGATACTGATTATAGCGTGCCCGTGCGCTATGGGCCTGGCGACGCCTACGGCGATAATGGTCTCCACCGGCAGGGGAGCGGAAGCGGGCATCTTGATTCGAAACGGGGAGGCGCTGGAGAAGGCCAGCAAGATCACCACCGTGGTCCTAGACAAAACCGGGACGCTGACTGTAGGCAGGCCGTCGGTTACCGACGTTATTCCGCTTCAAGGGAAAGATGACGAGCTATTGAGGCTGGCGGCGTCGGTGGAGAAGGGGTCGGAGCATCCTCTAGGAGAGGCCATTGTTCGAGAGGCGGAGGTCCGCGGCGTAGGGCTGCTTGAAGCCAAAGGCTTTCAGGCCGTGCCCGGCCAGGGTGTGCAGGCACAAATCAATGGGGCAAAAGTCCTTTTAGGCAATCGCGCTTTCATGGAGGCCCAAGGCCACGTGCTGGATGGACTCGTGAAGAAAGCCGAGGAACTGTCGACGCAAGGCAAGACAGCCATGTTCGTATCGAGCGGCGATGGAATGGCGGGGATTATCGGTGTGGCCGACACTATCAAGCCAGGCGCAGCCGAGGCTATCGCCCGACTAAAGGGGCTGGGCCTGGAAGTCATCATGCTGACCGGCGACAACAGGGTTACCGCCGAGGCCATCGCCCAGCAGCTGGGAGTGGACGAGGTTGTGGCGGAGGTGCTGCCTGGGGACAAGGCCGCCAAGGTGAAAGAGCTGCAGGAGCAGGGTAAGGCGGTGGCCATGGCCGGCGACGGCATAAATGACGCTCCGGCGCTGGCGCAAGCCGACGTATCGATAGCCATGGGGACGGGGACGGACGTGGCGATGGAGTCCTCGGACGTGGTGCTGATGCGCGGCGACCTTGCGTCGCTGGTAGGAGTGTTTGGATTAAGTCGAAGAACACTGCGCGTTATTAGGCAAAATCTCTTTTGGGCGATGTTTTACAATGTTGCCCTGATACCCGTAGCGGCCGGCGTTCTCTATCCTGTCTTTAAGGATGGGGTGCCGGGCGGTCTGGAGTTCTTCTTTGGCGACGTCGGTTTTCTGAATCCTGTGCTGGCGGCCCTGGCGATGGCGTTTAGCTCGGTGAGCGTGGTAAGCAACTCGCTAAGATTACGGAGGTTAAAGCTAACTTAA
- a CDS encoding YHS domain-containing protein: MAIDPVCKMEVDISNTPGGKSEHGGKAYYFCAPGCKRAFDKEPQKYAAS, translated from the coding sequence ATAGCGATAGACCCGGTGTGCAAGATGGAGGTGGACATATCCAACACTCCAGGAGGCAAGTCGGAGCATGGGGGGAAGGCCTACTATTTCTGCGCGCCAGGGTGCAAACGGGCCTTCGATAAGGAGCCCCAGAAGTATGCCGCGTCCTAG